A region from the Parabacteroides sp. FAFU027 genome encodes:
- a CDS encoding TlpA family protein disulfide reductase, with the protein MKKRYVSSILLSLFCLVLFAQTDLIKTGQQAPAFSYKTESGKFMKSAELKGKVVLINFFATWCGPCRMELPVLQEKIWNKYKDNEKFRLMIIGRQHTAEEIATFKKSNKYEMPMFADPEKKIYSLFATQYIPRNYLIDGNGKVVYCSMGYSEEEFQKLLEELDKLMAPNESNL; encoded by the coding sequence ATGAAAAAACGATATGTTAGTAGCATTCTATTAAGTTTGTTCTGCCTGGTACTGTTTGCACAAACCGATCTGATAAAAACGGGGCAACAAGCGCCTGCTTTCAGCTATAAAACTGAAAGTGGAAAGTTTATGAAATCAGCTGAACTAAAAGGAAAAGTCGTACTCATCAACTTCTTTGCAACATGGTGCGGCCCCTGCCGGATGGAACTTCCCGTACTACAGGAAAAGATATGGAACAAATACAAAGACAATGAAAAGTTCAGACTCATGATAATCGGGCGTCAACATACAGCTGAAGAGATTGCCACATTCAAAAAGAGTAATAAGTATGAAATGCCGATGTTTGCCGATCCCGAAAAGAAGATTTACAGTCTGTTTGCGACTCAATACATTCCCCGTAATTATCTTATAGATGGAAACGGCAAAGTGGTTTATTGCTCTATGGGCTATTCGGAAGAAGAATTTCAGAAACTACTTGAAGAGCTGGATAAACTGATGGCCCCAAATGAATCTAATCTGTAA